In Yoonia sp. SS1-5, a single window of DNA contains:
- a CDS encoding TRAP transporter large permease yields the protein MDLATLATLGFAVLLFLLYIRTPVGIAMLIVGTLGIWMIRPPAALPTLAREIFSEASNYPLTIIPLFVLMGNLAGVAGLSRDLYTGAHNWLGHFRGGLASAAVVGCAGFSALSGSSLASAMTMGRVSLPEMKRFGYHDGLATGAIAAGGTLGILIPPSAGFVAYAILTEESIGRLFMAGVIPGLMLTLFFIIAIWIVVKLDPSKAPAMSSEVTSAEKWNSLGRASVMIGIIVLTVGGIYSGVFSAVEAAGIGAALTLVVTMLRGKLSWENTRTVFDSTLRATGSVYLILFGAFVFKTFIGFTSVTFVLSSWVEAQGFTGTQVMIAFLIMFIILGMFLDGFAMLVLSIPVVQPILEPLGVDLILFGVLAVIALEMGLISPPVGVNVFIVKSIARDVPMATIFRGIWPFWFAMLAAIIVILLVPDVALLLPNTMFN from the coding sequence ATGGACCTCGCGACACTCGCTACACTGGGCTTCGCGGTCCTGCTGTTCCTTTTGTACATCCGCACGCCTGTCGGGATTGCGATGCTGATCGTAGGCACGCTAGGCATCTGGATGATCCGCCCGCCCGCTGCGCTGCCTACACTGGCGCGCGAGATTTTCAGCGAAGCGTCCAACTATCCGCTGACCATCATTCCGCTCTTCGTGCTGATGGGAAATCTGGCCGGGGTCGCGGGTCTCAGCCGGGACCTCTATACGGGGGCCCATAACTGGCTTGGACACTTTCGCGGAGGTCTTGCCTCTGCAGCGGTCGTGGGCTGCGCTGGATTTTCTGCGCTGTCGGGCTCGTCTCTTGCGTCAGCCATGACCATGGGCCGCGTGTCGCTGCCCGAGATGAAACGTTTTGGCTATCACGACGGGCTGGCCACCGGAGCCATCGCGGCGGGCGGTACGTTGGGCATCCTGATCCCGCCCTCTGCGGGCTTTGTGGCCTACGCCATCCTGACCGAGGAGAGCATCGGGCGCCTGTTCATGGCTGGTGTCATTCCCGGCCTGATGCTGACGCTGTTCTTCATCATCGCCATCTGGATCGTGGTAAAACTTGATCCATCCAAGGCCCCCGCCATGTCCTCCGAGGTCACAAGCGCCGAGAAATGGAATTCCCTTGGGCGCGCCAGCGTCATGATCGGTATCATCGTCCTGACAGTCGGCGGTATCTACAGTGGCGTCTTCTCCGCGGTCGAGGCCGCCGGAATTGGAGCCGCGCTTACGCTCGTGGTCACCATGCTGCGCGGAAAACTGAGCTGGGAGAACACAAGAACCGTCTTCGACTCGACATTGCGTGCCACGGGCTCGGTCTACCTGATCCTGTTCGGGGCCTTTGTGTTCAAGACCTTCATTGGCTTTACCTCGGTGACTTTTGTGCTGTCCTCATGGGTCGAGGCACAGGGGTTCACCGGAACGCAGGTCATGATCGCCTTTCTGATCATGTTCATCATTCTGGGCATGTTTTTGGACGGGTTCGCCATGCTTGTGCTGTCGATCCCGGTGGTTCAGCCGATCCTTGAGCCTCTGGGCGTTGACCTGATCCTGTTTGGCGTGCTGGCCGTGATAGCACTGGAGATGGGTCTGATCTCACCTCCCGTCGGTGTGAACGTTTTCATCGTCAAAAGCATCGCGCGCGACGTGCCGATGGCGACAATTTTCCGGGGCATCTGGCCGTTCTGGTTCGCCATGCTGGCCGCGATCATCGTCATTCTGCTTGTCCCGGACGTCGCGTTGCTTCTTCCCAACACCATGTTCAACTGA
- a CDS encoding nuclear transport factor 2 family protein, with translation MTAIPAIADEAKATIEENSKMTNDDPKAQTVQQAIDDLIQTATTYDVDTLDRIYHDSLHVIMIDADHNLNTANKEAFKGLFASKRDAGDPPMNTWAKYHSIDVNGDNAHVLLSRKNDLSGVNMDLTLSIDLIFEDDRWQVIREVIFLRPEEQPS, from the coding sequence ATGACAGCCATTCCGGCAATCGCTGACGAAGCAAAAGCTACCATCGAGGAGAATTCGAAAATGACAAATGACGACCCAAAGGCCCAAACGGTCCAACAGGCCATTGACGATCTGATACAAACCGCCACGACATATGACGTCGATACGCTCGACCGCATCTATCATGACAGTTTGCATGTCATTATGATCGATGCCGATCATAATCTGAACACTGCAAACAAAGAAGCGTTCAAAGGCTTATTCGCATCAAAGAGAGATGCGGGCGATCCACCAATGAACACTTGGGCCAAGTATCACAGCATCGACGTGAACGGTGATAATGCGCACGTTCTGCTGTCGCGTAAAAACGATCTAAGCGGTGTCAACATGGACCTGACACTCAGCATCGATCTGATCTTTGAAGACGACCGCTGGCAAGTGATCCGCGAAGTCATCTTCCTGCGCCCTGAAGAACAGCCTTCGTAA
- a CDS encoding carbon-nitrogen hydrolase family protein — protein sequence MGKIVKVGVVQAAPVLLDLDAGVEKAIGLIDEAGKQGVQLLNFPETWLPGYPWWIWFNPPAINMQFAAPYFQNAIVAGSEQDMKLRAACRRNNIHVVIGVSEREGGSLYMAQWHYGPEGQVISRRRKLKPTHVERSVFGEGDGSDMFVNKTELGNIGALCCWENLQPLSKYAMFSQDEEIHCAAWPAFSLYAKLSKAFSPEVSINVNQIYGVEGQCFVLAACSVIDQPIYDLLVKNEMHEKFVEVGGGYSRIFGPNGAEFGENLAHDAEGLVVADIDLGLISHSKTAADPAGHYARADALALMHNKNPRRPVIGFGEATSGTGDVAAKGYSPAEELVD from the coding sequence TTGGGTAAAATCGTAAAAGTAGGTGTTGTTCAGGCCGCGCCTGTGCTGCTAGATTTGGACGCCGGCGTCGAAAAGGCCATTGGGCTGATCGACGAGGCCGGCAAGCAAGGTGTGCAATTGCTGAACTTCCCTGAAACCTGGCTGCCGGGGTATCCTTGGTGGATCTGGTTCAACCCCCCTGCCATCAACATGCAGTTCGCAGCACCTTATTTCCAGAATGCGATTGTTGCAGGGTCCGAACAGGACATGAAGCTGCGCGCGGCCTGTCGGCGCAACAACATCCACGTGGTGATCGGTGTGTCCGAGCGTGAGGGCGGCAGCCTTTACATGGCGCAGTGGCATTACGGCCCCGAGGGTCAGGTCATTTCGCGCCGCCGCAAGCTGAAGCCAACCCATGTGGAACGCTCTGTCTTTGGTGAAGGGGATGGATCAGACATGTTCGTCAACAAAACAGAGCTGGGCAACATCGGCGCGTTGTGCTGCTGGGAAAACCTGCAGCCCCTGTCCAAATACGCGATGTTTAGCCAGGACGAGGAAATCCACTGCGCGGCATGGCCTGCATTCAGCCTCTATGCCAAGCTGTCGAAGGCATTCAGCCCCGAGGTGTCGATCAACGTCAACCAGATCTACGGTGTCGAGGGTCAGTGCTTCGTGCTTGCTGCCTGCTCTGTCATCGACCAGCCCATCTATGATCTGTTGGTCAAGAACGAGATGCACGAAAAGTTCGTTGAAGTCGGCGGAGGGTATTCGCGCATCTTCGGGCCCAACGGCGCAGAGTTCGGAGAGAACCTGGCCCACGACGCAGAAGGCCTTGTGGTTGCCGACATTGATCTTGGCTTGATCTCACACTCCAAGACGGCGGCCGACCCCGCGGGTCATTATGCCCGGGCTGACGCGTTGGCGCTGATGCACAACAAGAACCCGCGCCGACCCGTTATCGGGTTTGGAGAGGCCACGAGCGGCACAGGCGATGTCGCCGCCAAAGGCTACTCCCCCGCCGAAGAACTGGTGGACTAG
- a CDS encoding nuclear transport factor 2 family protein, with product MKLSLSIAALLLSATVAFGDTAKASLTAINDSFNAAAAASDAEALINLYAEDTLWIEQGKPVSQGLSGPRQLFEFVTANAGKVTHTIDHLFVADDATLAVMIGSVDAVVESAGMDATGTYLFVLQPDDEGWEIVTDMWHQHAPE from the coding sequence ATGAAACTCTCTCTCTCTATTGCCGCCCTGCTTTTGTCTGCAACAGTCGCTTTTGGAGACACTGCTAAAGCCAGCCTGACGGCGATCAACGATAGTTTTAACGCTGCCGCTGCCGCGTCAGACGCCGAAGCGCTGATCAACCTATATGCTGAAGACACGTTATGGATTGAGCAAGGCAAACCCGTGAGCCAAGGCTTGAGCGGTCCGCGCCAACTGTTTGAGTTTGTGACTGCGAACGCGGGCAAGGTGACGCATACGATTGACCACCTGTTTGTTGCCGATGACGCGACCTTGGCGGTCATGATCGGATCGGTGGATGCGGTCGTGGAAAGCGCCGGTATGGACGCGACCGGCACCTACCTCTTTGTTCTGCAACCTGACGATGAGGGTTGGGAAATCGTCACGGATATGTGGCACCAGCACGCCCCAGAATAA
- a CDS encoding ISNCY family transposase, translated as MGWVMMSERELKRVEVLAQLDDGRLTVDNAAKMLCLTRRQIFRLLKRYRQDGASAIRHKSRGQAPNNKFHKAKRDFALILIKEQYPDFGPTLAAEMLAAHHGFTISRETLRKWMVEDGLWLSRKQRRQFHQPRLRRECFGELIQIDGSDHRWFEDRAGPCTLLVFIDDATSTLMELRFVKSESTFSYFEALESYLVKHGRPVAFYSDKHTVFRVAKDDAKGGARITQFGRALSELNVEILCANSSQAKGRVERANRTLQDRLVKELRLADISDMEAGNAYLQDFKERHNAKFAKAPAKPDNLHRALNVEPDRLADVLCWRENRYVGKQLTFSYERKRIMLEESDVTRGLVGKYVDTYAFVDGRFEVRSKGRSLPYKIFDMDQRVTHAAITDNKRLGAVLEHIGPIGRFVRRTTLRKNFQRTQSGSPVSGWPDVQWPRNFAVGGPGMPIEVA; from the coding sequence ATGGGATGGGTGATGATGAGCGAGCGCGAGTTGAAGCGCGTGGAGGTTTTGGCGCAGCTCGATGATGGCCGACTGACGGTTGACAATGCGGCGAAGATGCTATGCCTGACACGACGGCAGATTTTTCGGCTATTGAAGCGGTATCGTCAGGATGGCGCTTCGGCGATCCGACACAAATCGCGCGGACAAGCGCCGAACAACAAGTTTCACAAAGCCAAGCGCGACTTTGCTCTGATCCTCATCAAAGAACAGTATCCAGATTTTGGCCCGACACTGGCGGCTGAGATGTTGGCCGCGCATCACGGGTTCACAATCTCACGTGAGACACTGCGCAAATGGATGGTTGAAGATGGCCTTTGGCTCTCCCGCAAGCAGCGCCGACAGTTCCACCAGCCGCGTCTACGCCGGGAATGCTTTGGCGAGTTGATCCAGATCGACGGGTCAGACCATCGATGGTTTGAGGATCGTGCTGGTCCGTGCACCCTGCTCGTCTTCATCGATGATGCGACCAGCACCTTGATGGAACTGCGGTTCGTGAAGTCGGAGAGCACGTTCAGCTATTTCGAAGCCCTAGAAAGCTATCTCGTCAAACATGGCCGCCCGGTCGCGTTCTATTCGGACAAACACACCGTGTTCCGCGTGGCCAAGGACGACGCCAAGGGTGGCGCGCGGATCACTCAGTTTGGGCGTGCGCTGAGCGAGCTAAACGTCGAGATTCTCTGCGCCAATTCGAGCCAGGCCAAGGGGCGCGTTGAGCGTGCCAACCGGACCTTGCAAGATCGGCTAGTGAAGGAACTACGCCTTGCAGATATCTCTGACATGGAGGCCGGAAACGCCTATTTGCAAGACTTCAAAGAGCGTCACAACGCCAAGTTCGCCAAAGCACCGGCCAAACCGGACAACCTGCACCGTGCGCTCAATGTCGAGCCGGATCGGCTGGCCGATGTCCTGTGTTGGCGGGAGAACCGCTATGTCGGCAAGCAGCTGACATTCTCTTATGAACGCAAGCGGATCATGCTCGAAGAGAGCGATGTGACACGCGGGTTGGTTGGCAAATACGTGGACACATACGCCTTTGTGGATGGCCGGTTCGAAGTGCGCTCAAAAGGCCGCTCCCTGCCCTACAAAATCTTCGACATGGATCAGCGTGTGACGCACGCGGCCATCACGGACAACAAGCGCCTCGGTGCGGTTCTGGAACATATAGGCCCCATCGGAAGGTTTGTTCGTAGAACCACGCTAAGGAAGAACTTCCAGCGAACACAATCAGGTTCCCCAGTCTCTGGCTGGCCTGATGTTCAGTGGCCGCGCAATTTTGCGGTCGGCGGCCCCGGAATGCCAATCGAAGTCGCCTGA
- a CDS encoding TRAP transporter substrate-binding protein: protein MKFTVLGALVGAALSGQVSAGELSLAYFMGPKHPMNGGYFQPMGEMLQAESGGALTVRQFPGGALNQSPPKQYALLLDGVADMAFMLPSFTNKLFPKTAVIGLPGICADAVACTSAITRARDELESEYNAKIIGMWANSPPVLITRDAPVRRVADLKGMTIRVADPTNIPFIEALGASPVAMPVSEINQALANGVVDGVMIDPAGIGSFKMNEAGKYITTDIPGGAASFVVAMSQASYNALSDDEKAAVDRVAASDLSEGAGAVYARISQKGMELAEKSGLEIIDIGDAERAKMQDLVDSVMPAVLAAPAGDKTAGDILSLMQGS from the coding sequence ATGAAATTTACGGTTTTGGGAGCCCTTGTGGGGGCGGCACTTTCGGGTCAGGTCAGCGCAGGAGAGCTCTCGCTGGCCTACTTTATGGGACCCAAGCATCCGATGAATGGCGGCTATTTCCAACCGATGGGTGAGATGCTGCAAGCAGAAAGCGGCGGCGCATTGACCGTGCGCCAGTTCCCCGGTGGCGCACTCAACCAGAGCCCGCCCAAACAATATGCCCTGCTGCTCGATGGTGTTGCGGACATGGCGTTCATGCTGCCGAGCTTTACCAACAAGCTGTTTCCCAAGACCGCCGTGATCGGCCTGCCCGGTATCTGCGCAGACGCGGTGGCCTGCACTTCGGCCATCACCCGAGCCCGCGACGAACTGGAGAGTGAATACAATGCCAAGATCATCGGCATGTGGGCAAATTCCCCGCCCGTTCTGATCACGCGGGATGCGCCAGTGCGCAGAGTTGCTGACCTCAAGGGCATGACGATCCGCGTTGCGGACCCCACCAACATTCCATTCATCGAGGCTCTGGGCGCCTCGCCCGTTGCGATGCCCGTGAGCGAGATCAATCAGGCGCTCGCCAATGGCGTGGTCGACGGCGTGATGATTGACCCCGCAGGAATCGGATCGTTCAAAATGAACGAGGCCGGCAAGTACATCACCACCGACATCCCCGGCGGCGCCGCGTCCTTTGTCGTGGCCATGTCGCAAGCCAGCTACAACGCGCTGAGCGATGACGAAAAGGCTGCGGTTGACCGGGTTGCCGCCTCTGATCTGTCCGAAGGCGCCGGGGCGGTTTACGCCAGAATCTCGCAAAAGGGCATGGAACTGGCGGAGAAGAGCGGGCTGGAGATCATCGACATCGGTGACGCAGAGCGCGCCAAGATGCAGGACCTCGTGGACAGCGTCATGCCCGCCGTTCTGGCCGCCCCTGCCGGAGACAAGACCGCCGGAGACATCCTGTCTCTGATGCAAGGCTCCTGA
- a CDS encoding pyridoxamine 5'-phosphate oxidase family protein, whose product MDMYGKGSRALQDRYKARGVADLIQKATCVSSFDDDQFGYRDFIESATYFFLATSSGENTDCSFKGGPKGFIRITGPNTLVFPDYDGNRMYKSLGNITDNPNVGLLFLRFDNEEGNRYLRVRINGKATVHDDHPLKSELAGAKRIVEVETSYIYLNCPRYIPEMTLVEESAHIPQEGEEQPVPGWKMKPGIKEALEGSE is encoded by the coding sequence ATGGACATGTATGGCAAAGGCAGCCGCGCGCTGCAGGACCGCTACAAGGCCCGTGGTGTGGCCGATCTCATCCAGAAGGCCACCTGCGTCAGCAGCTTTGATGATGACCAGTTCGGCTACCGCGACTTTATCGAAAGTGCGACATATTTTTTCCTCGCAACTTCATCTGGCGAAAACACCGATTGTTCGTTCAAGGGTGGGCCCAAGGGGTTCATCCGCATCACCGGGCCGAACACGCTGGTGTTCCCCGACTATGACGGCAACCGGATGTACAAATCACTGGGCAATATTACCGACAATCCCAACGTCGGCCTGCTGTTCCTGCGGTTCGACAACGAAGAGGGCAATCGCTATCTGCGCGTGCGGATCAATGGTAAGGCGACCGTGCATGACGATCATCCGCTAAAGTCCGAACTTGCCGGTGCCAAGCGGATTGTCGAAGTTGAGACCAGCTATATCTACCTCAATTGCCCTCGCTACATCCCGGAAATGACGTTGGTAGAAGAGTCTGCGCATATCCCGCAAGAGGGTGAGGAACAGCCGGTCCCAGGATGGAAAATGAAACCAGGCATCAAGGAAGCCTTGGAGGGGTCCGAATGA
- a CDS encoding cytochrome b — protein MTTYNLTSRLNHWIAAPLFIAMLGFGFYLAYGGAPMPEKLPMIANHKAMGVLLLGFGLWRVGYRIKQGFALPVASLPSWQEAASRASHVILLASILLMPLSGLIMALFSGFPTDVFGLFTIPAIDKVDTVSGAARMAHKYIAYAFVLTLGVHVAAAIKHHIIDKDGTLVRMLKGLPTP, from the coding sequence ATGACAACATATAATCTGACATCTCGCCTAAATCACTGGATCGCGGCACCATTGTTCATTGCCATGTTGGGCTTTGGTTTTTATCTGGCCTACGGCGGCGCTCCAATGCCTGAAAAGCTGCCGATGATTGCAAATCACAAAGCTATGGGCGTGCTCTTGCTCGGCTTTGGTCTGTGGCGTGTAGGGTATCGCATCAAACAGGGATTTGCGTTACCCGTCGCGTCACTCCCCTCGTGGCAGGAAGCCGCCTCAAGGGCCAGCCACGTCATTTTGCTTGCAAGCATTCTCTTGATGCCTTTGTCGGGCCTCATCATGGCCTTGTTCTCAGGCTTCCCGACGGATGTGTTTGGTCTGTTTACAATCCCCGCGATTGACAAAGTCGATACCGTTTCGGGTGCTGCGCGCATGGCCCACAAGTACATCGCATATGCGTTTGTCCTAACCCTTGGTGTGCACGTTGCAGCTGCGATAAAACACCACATAATCGACAAGGACGGGACGCTTGTCCGGATGTTGAAGGGCTTACCTACCCCTTAG
- a CDS encoding antibiotic biosynthesis monooxygenase — protein MSQIAFGTTPHPEDWLSHTARPELNGKRLGVLAHTWFKPEKADQLEPIFGTITDIAVEEPTCLVLDANQSLQDPLHNMMYEEWQDYDEFFETQLKRPYRMAFLRWLMPVMSAPIAAEFYEVLHRDGDFGSGSATVVLSGKIPNAAADEASRLGATYVKALLTDVSCAGASVIRSLNDPTHFVVVERWRDRAEIGCNLEDHPARKDYVSGMAAMTQSGRLNAETFRVHHNPGRFEITN, from the coding sequence ATGAGCCAGATTGCCTTCGGCACAACCCCACATCCTGAAGACTGGCTTTCCCATACGGCCCGACCAGAATTGAATGGAAAGCGCCTCGGCGTTCTGGCCCACACCTGGTTCAAACCCGAGAAAGCCGACCAGCTTGAGCCGATCTTTGGCACCATTACAGACATAGCGGTTGAGGAACCCACCTGTTTGGTTCTGGACGCCAACCAGTCCCTGCAGGATCCATTGCACAACATGATGTACGAGGAATGGCAAGACTATGACGAGTTTTTTGAAACGCAACTGAAACGTCCCTATCGCATGGCCTTTCTTCGTTGGTTGATGCCGGTCATGTCCGCGCCCATCGCGGCGGAATTTTACGAGGTCTTGCATCGGGACGGCGACTTTGGGTCTGGCAGTGCGACCGTTGTGTTGTCGGGAAAAATCCCCAATGCTGCGGCAGACGAGGCGTCTCGCCTTGGAGCGACCTATGTTAAGGCTCTACTCACAGATGTAAGCTGTGCCGGGGCTAGCGTAATACGCTCGCTGAACGATCCCACTCATTTTGTTGTGGTCGAACGGTGGCGGGACCGTGCTGAAATCGGCTGCAATCTCGAAGATCATCCTGCCCGCAAGGACTATGTTTCGGGGATGGCAGCAATGACTCAGTCCGGTCGTTTGAACGCCGAGACCTTTCGTGTGCATCACAATCCGGGAAGATTCGAAATAACGAACTGA
- a CDS encoding helix-turn-helix domain-containing protein: MGTVYATDHLNAEHRFEFWRDVICDAYLPIHCETPDAARFCGHIELDRLSKLDISRVTGSPQRITRGREHIARNSDAFFMLSVQLSDMCRLSQAGRSTVLHEGDFALYATSEPYELHCRADVDQLVLQIPTNALLARVPQAEMLTGQGVSASTEIGRLVSDQLRQCAASVVGQSALVQQHMQDMIIDLVAAGFSTLIDAQVELSRPDQLLLARAKAAIRDNLQNEMLTPDFVAQTVGMSQRNLARVFQRDGNTIAALIRQSRMEAIAADLVDPRLVSHSISQIACKWGITNFQHFSKAFKDAFGLTPRAYRATKRTLQ, encoded by the coding sequence ATGGGAACGGTTTATGCGACGGATCATCTGAACGCTGAACATCGATTCGAATTCTGGCGCGACGTGATTTGCGATGCCTATTTGCCGATCCATTGCGAAACCCCGGACGCTGCGCGTTTTTGCGGGCACATCGAATTGGACCGCCTGTCCAAGCTGGACATCTCGCGCGTTACGGGCAGCCCGCAGCGTATTACCCGGGGCAGGGAACACATTGCGCGCAACTCGGACGCGTTTTTCATGCTCAGCGTGCAATTGTCGGATATGTGCCGTCTGTCTCAGGCGGGACGCAGCACGGTCCTGCATGAGGGCGATTTTGCGCTTTATGCCACGTCGGAACCCTATGAACTGCACTGCCGCGCAGATGTGGACCAATTGGTGCTGCAAATCCCCACCAACGCGCTTTTGGCCCGTGTCCCGCAGGCTGAAATGCTGACTGGGCAGGGGGTCAGCGCCAGTACTGAGATTGGACGTTTGGTGTCTGATCAGCTGCGTCAGTGTGCTGCCAGCGTTGTCGGGCAAAGCGCTTTGGTCCAACAGCACATGCAAGACATGATCATTGATCTGGTCGCCGCGGGCTTTTCCACATTGATCGATGCCCAGGTGGAGCTGAGCCGCCCGGATCAATTGTTGTTGGCGCGGGCCAAGGCTGCGATCAGGGACAATCTGCAGAACGAAATGCTGACGCCGGATTTTGTGGCCCAAACGGTCGGGATGTCACAACGCAATTTGGCCCGTGTTTTCCAGCGCGACGGCAATACGATTGCCGCCCTGATCCGCCAATCGAGAATGGAGGCGATTGCCGCCGATCTGGTTGATCCCCGGCTTGTGTCCCACTCCATCTCGCAGATCGCTTGCAAATGGGGGATCACGAATTTTCAGCACTTTTCAAAAGCATTCAAAGATGCCTTTGGCCTGACCCCTCGCGCCTACCGCGCGACGAAACGGACATTGCAGTAA
- a CDS encoding MarR family winged helix-turn-helix transcriptional regulator, translating into MPKDYHLHDRLGFKLTRLSRLMQGRLEAGLAEHDLTRLKWCILSGVGIEGHNAPSELADHIGITRPAISRLLKAMIKDGLIERSLVEDDGRSRQISVTALGSKKLDACWPMVEANQEHFLNKLSEAQKDALNDALRDMIAGEADMLEDL; encoded by the coding sequence ATGCCAAAGGATTATCATCTGCATGACCGGCTTGGATTCAAGCTGACACGCCTATCCAGGTTGATGCAGGGGCGGCTAGAGGCTGGCCTTGCAGAGCACGATCTAACTCGTTTGAAGTGGTGCATTTTGTCCGGAGTGGGCATTGAAGGGCACAATGCGCCCTCAGAACTTGCCGATCATATCGGAATCACCCGGCCTGCAATTTCCCGGTTGCTCAAGGCAATGATCAAGGATGGCCTGATTGAGCGCAGCCTTGTCGAAGACGACGGCCGGTCGCGCCAGATTTCAGTGACTGCGCTTGGTAGCAAAAAGCTTGATGCGTGCTGGCCCATGGTTGAGGCTAATCAGGAACACTTCTTAAACAAGCTGTCAGAGGCGCAAAAGGATGCTCTAAACGATGCCTTGCGGGACATGATCGCTGGAGAGGCCGATATGCTTGAAGATCTTTAG
- a CDS encoding TRAP transporter small permease subunit: MARLFFGAGALGVIFLVILTAVGVFWRYVLRDPIFGLQDLSSMTATVVAACAVAYAATQNSHVTVNMMPKHFGRPVRRLTDVIARGSGAVILALASAALIKKGGCGLACGNITSNLNIVHTPFYYVLAAALGFYAVYLLVQLIAGLSSWQGEDPNEAIE, translated from the coding sequence GTGGCCCGTCTGTTTTTCGGGGCGGGCGCATTGGGGGTAATTTTTCTGGTCATCCTGACGGCCGTCGGCGTCTTCTGGCGCTACGTGCTGCGCGATCCGATCTTTGGATTGCAGGACCTGTCCTCCATGACAGCCACTGTCGTCGCGGCTTGCGCCGTGGCCTATGCAGCAACGCAAAACAGCCACGTCACCGTGAACATGATGCCGAAGCATTTCGGCCGACCAGTGCGCCGCCTCACCGATGTAATCGCGCGTGGCTCGGGCGCGGTGATCCTTGCTCTCGCCAGCGCCGCGCTGATCAAAAAGGGCGGCTGCGGTTTGGCCTGTGGCAACATCACCAGCAACCTCAATATCGTGCACACGCCGTTTTACTACGTGCTCGCCGCCGCACTTGGCTTTTACGCAGTCTACCTTCTGGTGCAACTGATCGCGGGCCTGTCCAGCTGGCAGGGCGAGGACCCCAACGAGGCGATCGAATAA